The sequence below is a genomic window from Pyramidobacter sp. YE332.
CGTTGACGTAGTCGCCGGAGAAGAGCAGGTTGTCGTCTTCGGTGAGCTGGCTCTTGTCAGGCTGGAAGAGTTGCGGGCGCTTGGCGCTGCGGGCGTTGAAGAAATAGCATCCCTGATACTCCTCGCGGTCTTCGAATTCCGCGTCGCCGTCGCGCAGCGGGCAGGTCAGCGAGCCGGGGAACTTGCCGTTCGCGACCTTGGCCGGCCATTTCTCCTTCGCCTTTTCGACGAGGGCGGTGTAAAACTTCTTTGCTTCCGGATGATCCTTCGGCAGGATGAACTGAGCGCTGTACT
It includes:
- a CDS encoding DUF2815 family protein, yielding MSERIVLHDVRISYAHVFQPHAFEGQEPKYSAQFILPKDHPEAKKFYTALVEKAKEKWPAKVANGKFPGSLTCPLRDGDAEFEDREEYQGCYFFNARSAKRPQLFQPDKSQLTEDDNLLFSGDYVNVSVSLFAYDKGGNRGVGVALLGVQFKRKGEPLGGPGDCTDDFEEEEAEAAANDDLF